The Nitrospira tepida genome includes a window with the following:
- a CDS encoding tetratricopeptide repeat protein, protein MSTCPGILARTSAAILSVISEPVCALSLETRWQQGPSEGSQPILTISGPDREENPPRAAMALTARASAFARRGNYSEAERLLKTSLEITSNALGRDHSHIAVLLSKLGGLYAVQRRYAEAEHQLRLSLKINEKVFGPGHLDVAANLEALAFVLKKAHREEEAQELLTQAFKIWSKHRDDKSLGSSGFCVGDSS, encoded by the coding sequence ATGAGCACATGCCCGGGTATTCTTGCTCGAACGTCTGCGGCGATCTTGAGCGTGATCTCCGAGCCGGTTTGCGCCCTGAGCTTGGAGACCAGATGGCAACAAGGACCCAGTGAGGGCTCGCAGCCCATCCTGACGATCAGCGGACCGGATCGCGAAGAGAACCCTCCAAGGGCCGCAATGGCCCTCACCGCGAGGGCATCAGCCTTCGCAAGACGTGGCAACTATTCCGAAGCCGAACGCCTGCTGAAGACATCACTAGAGATCACATCGAACGCCCTGGGCCGGGACCATTCTCACATCGCGGTGCTTCTGAGCAAACTAGGAGGCCTCTATGCCGTGCAGCGCCGCTATGCCGAGGCAGAACACCAGCTCCGGCTTTCACTGAAGATCAATGAAAAGGTGTTTGGCCCCGGACACTTGGATGTAGCCGCCAACTTAGAAGCCTTGGCCTTTGTCCTCAAAAAAGCGCACCGAGAGGAGGAAGCCCAAGAATTACTGACTCAAGCGTTTAAGATATGGTCCAAGCACCGAGACGATAAGTCTTTAGGCTCTTCAGGATTTTGTGTGGGTGACTCAAGTTGA
- the modB gene encoding molybdate ABC transporter permease subunit, with the protein MNWTAIRLTLELALLTAAILLVVGLPIAYWLTYSRRRWKFLVESVVALPLVLPPTVLGFYILVAIGPHSPLGRWYTELVGHPLPFTFEGLLFASVLYSLPFAVQPFASGFEQVDRRLIEASWTLGLSKLATLFKLIIPLSTAGLVTGFVLSFAHTLGEFGVVLMVGGNIEGITRTVSIEIYDDVQSLNYAAAAKTAALLLGISYLVLLGVYGLNRKMWAAWPQK; encoded by the coding sequence GTGAATTGGACGGCCATTCGTCTCACGCTGGAACTGGCGCTGTTGACCGCCGCGATCCTGTTGGTCGTCGGACTTCCGATCGCCTACTGGCTGACCTATTCGCGCCGGCGCTGGAAATTCCTGGTCGAGTCGGTCGTGGCGCTCCCGCTGGTGTTGCCGCCGACCGTCCTGGGATTCTACATCCTGGTCGCCATCGGTCCCCACAGCCCGCTGGGCCGCTGGTACACGGAACTGGTCGGACATCCCTTGCCGTTCACGTTTGAAGGACTCTTGTTCGCCTCGGTCCTGTACAGCCTACCCTTTGCCGTGCAGCCCTTTGCCTCGGGGTTTGAACAGGTGGATCGGCGCTTGATCGAGGCCTCCTGGACCTTGGGGCTGTCCAAACTGGCCACGCTTTTCAAGCTGATCATTCCGCTCTCGACTGCCGGACTCGTCACCGGGTTTGTCCTCAGCTTCGCCCATACGCTCGGCGAGTTCGGCGTGGTGCTGATGGTGGGCGGCAATATCGAGGGGATCACGCGTACGGTCTCCATCGAGATCTACGACGACGTGCAATCCTTGAACTACGCGGCGGCGGCGAAGACGGCGGCGCTGCTGCTGGGGATCTCGTATCTCGTCCTGCTCGGCGTGTACGGCCTCAATCGCAAAATGTGGGCGGCATGGCCGCAGAAATAA
- the modA gene encoding molybdate ABC transporter substrate-binding protein has product MTGIRAFCMAMAVSGLGGIVATGEPVRAETLTVGAAPSLKAAFQEIVPMFEKEYGATVHVLYGPSQAMRRQIEQGAPIDVFLPAAVEEVEKLHAKGLTLNGAPRVYAQTSLVLVMSAASRAIAVSLHDALPNRATRIALGDPQTSSLGAVTARALTTLDPAYKSRFTLLYARQNEDLVNLVHMGKADVGIVYRVDAINNGQVRIIDEAPAGNHTTVRFGEAVVWTCRPASLGAAKEFADFMASPRIQKLLLKYGFDPVSSNGS; this is encoded by the coding sequence ATGACGGGAATTCGGGCATTCTGCATGGCGATGGCGGTCAGCGGGCTTGGAGGCATTGTGGCGACGGGGGAACCTGTTCGAGCCGAGACCCTGACGGTGGGGGCCGCGCCCAGTTTGAAGGCGGCGTTTCAGGAAATCGTGCCGATGTTCGAGAAAGAATATGGAGCGACGGTGCATGTCCTGTACGGTCCATCCCAAGCGATGCGCCGGCAAATTGAACAGGGAGCGCCCATCGATGTGTTTCTCCCTGCGGCGGTGGAGGAAGTCGAGAAGTTGCACGCAAAGGGGCTGACGCTCAACGGCGCGCCGCGCGTCTACGCGCAGACCTCTCTCGTTCTGGTGATGTCGGCGGCCTCCCGCGCCATTGCGGTCTCCTTGCACGATGCGTTGCCGAATCGAGCGACCCGGATCGCCCTCGGTGATCCTCAGACCTCCTCATTGGGAGCGGTCACAGCCCGAGCCCTGACCACGCTCGATCCTGCATATAAGAGCCGCTTCACCCTTCTTTATGCGCGACAGAACGAGGATCTCGTCAATCTGGTCCATATGGGGAAGGCGGACGTGGGGATCGTCTACCGCGTCGATGCGATCAACAACGGGCAGGTGCGCATCATTGATGAGGCTCCGGCCGGAAATCATACGACGGTCCGGTTCGGAGAAGCGGTGGTATGGACCTGTCGGCCGGCATCCTTGGGCGCCGCAAAAGAGTTTGCCGATTTCATGGCGAGTCCCCGCATACAAAAACTCCTCCTCAAATATGGCTTTGACCCTGTGTCATCGAATGGATCATAG
- a CDS encoding porin → MRSRFRCLTEPGFWVTVAFIVTAVAGGLSLPPAIAAESGRLVEKDGKLVFVESTDPAIKLLLERALKQGLITKEEYEKVEKESEERAYALTPTFKGWYDRGFNLSMNDNAFYLKIRFRAQLRYTQRFRNDAWRDPGDAKNFPELLGVFGDYRANRSDETGSSFNVRRARLYFMGHLFNPDFKYYVQLAGETAENSQSPGSVRVLDLNFSSTHFPLFNIQFGQYKVYFNRAQINSTASMQFAERALVMDAFTASGLDRRDIGITIMNDEEIYPVNYYVGIFNGAGPSFNRIGGFFSEQPTENCGGGTTGQNPFPSPASCPAPQRNINANLRNDINQLMYVARLNWNIMGRPGYGEGDLAYSETPQIAVGGGFSYNPAVNASSNSSFVGTDLANLNFRRQIAAFGNARQLGWGIVDYATWALDGVFKYRGFSLQGEYYFKNVTRHEKGLPCMNTTCTQTAPGLLGNATGWYVQTGYYVIPRYLEIAGRYAYWDPDTNSADDLIKQVDLSLNWFLNGTYDHQIMVTYSNIAMGTGGYAIGRSAPLPPQSGTIPLDASGGTLIENMIRVQYQIFF, encoded by the coding sequence ATGAGGAGCAGGTTCCGGTGCCTGACAGAGCCAGGTTTCTGGGTGACCGTGGCGTTCATCGTCACAGCCGTTGCGGGGGGGCTGAGCCTCCCTCCGGCCATTGCCGCGGAGTCCGGACGCCTGGTTGAGAAGGATGGAAAGCTTGTGTTTGTCGAAAGCACCGATCCGGCGATCAAGCTGTTGCTGGAGCGCGCGCTCAAGCAGGGCCTGATCACGAAGGAAGAATACGAAAAGGTCGAAAAAGAGTCCGAAGAGCGGGCCTATGCGCTCACGCCGACTTTCAAAGGCTGGTATGACCGCGGATTCAACCTCTCGATGAACGACAATGCGTTCTACCTGAAAATCCGATTTCGCGCGCAATTGCGCTATACGCAGCGTTTTCGCAACGACGCCTGGCGAGATCCCGGAGACGCCAAGAACTTTCCGGAACTGCTGGGCGTGTTCGGGGATTACCGGGCGAACCGGTCGGACGAGACCGGCTCCAGCTTCAATGTGCGTCGCGCCCGCTTGTATTTCATGGGGCACCTGTTCAATCCCGACTTCAAATATTACGTGCAGCTTGCGGGGGAGACGGCGGAGAACTCCCAATCGCCGGGCTCGGTCCGGGTCCTGGACCTGAATTTTTCAAGCACGCACTTCCCGCTCTTTAATATCCAATTCGGTCAATACAAGGTCTATTTCAATCGCGCGCAGATCAATTCGACGGCCTCCATGCAGTTTGCCGAACGCGCGTTGGTGATGGACGCCTTCACGGCCAGCGGTCTCGATCGTCGGGACATCGGCATCACGATCATGAACGACGAGGAGATCTATCCGGTCAATTACTATGTCGGGATCTTCAACGGCGCCGGGCCGAGCTTCAATCGCATCGGCGGATTCTTCAGCGAGCAGCCCACGGAGAATTGCGGCGGAGGCACGACCGGGCAGAATCCCTTTCCTTCTCCGGCTAGCTGTCCGGCGCCTCAACGGAATATCAATGCCAACCTCCGAAACGACATCAACCAGCTCATGTATGTGGCGCGCTTGAACTGGAACATCATGGGACGGCCTGGATATGGAGAAGGTGATCTGGCCTATTCGGAGACGCCTCAAATAGCTGTGGGGGGCGGGTTCTCCTACAATCCGGCGGTCAATGCCAGCTCCAACAGTTCCTTCGTCGGTACGGATCTGGCCAACCTGAATTTCCGACGACAAATCGCGGCGTTTGGCAACGCCCGGCAGCTCGGCTGGGGAATCGTGGATTACGCCACCTGGGCGCTTGACGGCGTGTTCAAGTACCGCGGGTTCTCGCTTCAGGGAGAGTATTACTTCAAGAACGTGACCCGTCACGAGAAGGGCCTGCCCTGCATGAATACCACCTGCACCCAGACCGCGCCCGGGCTGCTCGGCAATGCGACCGGGTGGTATGTGCAGACCGGCTATTATGTGATCCCTCGCTATCTGGAGATCGCCGGCCGTTATGCCTATTGGGACCCCGACACCAATTCGGCCGACGACCTGATCAAGCAGGTGGACCTGTCGCTCAACTGGTTTTTGAACGGCACCTATGACCATCAGATCATGGTGACCTATAGCAACATCGCGATGGGCACCGGCGGCTACGCGATCGGCCGCAGCGCGCCCCTTCCCCCTCAGTCCGGGACCATTCCGCTTGACGCGAGCGGCGGGACACTGATCGAAAACATGATCCGCGTGCAGTACCAGATTTTCTTCTGA
- a CDS encoding ABC transporter ATP-binding protein: protein MAAEISLDFRKIFPNKLTVEARLQIPLHPPSVVILFGPSGSGKTTLLRCLAGLERPDDGTIQFDGERWLDLREGIVRSPQARALGYMSQDYALFPHCTVAGNLAFGLRALSRAERRQRIGETLRLLHIEDLADRRPAQLSGGQQQRVALARAIVRRPRLLLLDEPLSALDAPTRARLCGELRGLLKRLAIPAVVVTHDWAEALSLGDTMVVMNHGRVVQSGTPQEVFTRPLDAEVARVVGVDTVLPGRVVEEAEGLVTVEVDGLRLAAIGSEGLAQDVFVCIRAEDVVLEPAQSGVTSARNHLLGRVTDIQSIGALAKVRIDCGFHLTALVTRSALLDLGLQPGVSVKAAVKAGAVHLISR from the coding sequence ATGGCCGCAGAAATAAGCCTCGATTTCCGCAAGATCTTTCCCAACAAACTGACGGTGGAGGCTCGGCTTCAGATTCCGTTGCACCCTCCCTCGGTCGTGATCCTGTTTGGTCCGTCCGGGTCGGGAAAGACCACATTGCTGAGATGTCTGGCCGGATTGGAACGGCCGGACGACGGGACGATTCAATTCGACGGCGAACGGTGGCTTGACCTCCGAGAGGGCATTGTCCGTTCGCCCCAGGCCCGCGCCCTCGGTTATATGTCGCAGGACTATGCCTTGTTTCCCCATTGCACGGTGGCCGGGAATCTGGCCTTCGGCCTCCGCGCGCTTTCGAGAGCCGAGCGACGGCAACGAATCGGGGAAACGCTCCGCTTGTTGCATATCGAGGATCTGGCCGATCGGCGTCCGGCCCAACTGTCCGGCGGGCAACAGCAGCGGGTCGCACTGGCCAGGGCCATCGTGCGGCGGCCACGGCTTCTCTTGCTGGATGAGCCGCTCTCGGCGCTGGATGCGCCGACGCGCGCCCGTTTGTGCGGCGAGCTGCGCGGGCTGCTCAAGCGATTGGCTATTCCGGCGGTGGTCGTGACCCATGATTGGGCCGAAGCGCTTTCCCTGGGGGATACGATGGTGGTGATGAACCACGGCCGTGTGGTGCAAAGCGGGACGCCGCAGGAGGTGTTCACCCGTCCATTGGATGCCGAGGTCGCGCGGGTGGTGGGGGTCGACACCGTGTTGCCGGGGCGGGTGGTCGAGGAGGCTGAGGGCCTCGTCACCGTGGAGGTGGATGGATTACGGCTGGCGGCGATCGGGTCGGAAGGTCTCGCGCAGGATGTATTCGTCTGCATCCGCGCGGAAGATGTAGTGTTGGAGCCGGCTCAGTCGGGCGTCACGAGCGCGCGCAACCACCTGCTCGGCCGCGTCACGGATATTCAATCGATCGGGGCCTTGGCCAAGGTGCGTATCGATTGTGGGTTTCACCTTACAGCCTTAGTCACCCGCTCGGCGCTGCTGGATCTTGGGCTGCAGCCGGGGGTTTCCGTCAAGGCCGCCGTCAAGGCGGGCGCCGTCCATCTGATCTCCCGCTGA
- a CDS encoding TOBE domain-containing protein, whose protein sequence is MKLSARNQFQGTVTKITEGQAMAEVVVKVGTLEFIAAITEGSVKNMGLKVNDQVTVAIKATEVMIGK, encoded by the coding sequence ATGAAGCTGAGCGCGCGCAACCAATTTCAAGGCACGGTGACCAAGATCACGGAAGGCCAGGCGATGGCCGAGGTGGTGGTGAAGGTCGGCACGCTCGAGTTCATTGCCGCTATTACGGAAGGGTCGGTCAAAAATATGGGGCTCAAGGTCAACGATCAAGTGACCGTCGCGATCAAGGCAACCGAGGTGATGATCGGCAAGTAG
- the modA gene encoding molybdate ABC transporter substrate-binding protein has protein sequence MKLVMSRRSILNLSGRWAMAMVLVALWTPWTAWAGDLTIAAASDLNFAFKELVGEYEKKTGERVKLTLGSSGNFFSQIQNGAPFDLYFSADIAYPKKLEDTGLTVPGSLYKYAVGRIVVWTLSGSTLPVENRGIEVLLDPSVKKIAIANPKHAPYGRAAVSAMDHFKLHERVKDKLVLGENISQTAQFIESGASDVGIIALSLALAPAMKANGKYWEIPADAHPPLEQGAVILKSSSNQDRAKSFLEFLKGPEGRTIMTRYGFTLPS, from the coding sequence ATGAAGCTGGTCATGAGCCGACGATCGATATTGAACCTGAGCGGGCGATGGGCGATGGCGATGGTCCTGGTTGCGCTGTGGACTCCATGGACCGCCTGGGCCGGCGATCTCACCATTGCGGCTGCATCGGATCTCAATTTTGCCTTCAAGGAACTGGTCGGCGAATATGAGAAGAAAACCGGCGAACGAGTCAAATTGACGTTGGGCTCATCCGGAAATTTTTTCTCGCAGATCCAGAACGGCGCCCCGTTTGATCTGTACTTCTCGGCCGACATCGCCTATCCCAAGAAACTGGAGGATACCGGCCTGACCGTGCCGGGGTCGCTCTACAAGTATGCCGTCGGCCGCATCGTCGTCTGGACTCTGTCCGGATCGACTCTGCCCGTGGAGAACCGAGGGATCGAGGTCCTGCTCGATCCCTCGGTCAAGAAGATCGCGATCGCCAATCCCAAGCACGCGCCCTACGGCCGGGCCGCGGTCTCGGCGATGGATCACTTCAAGCTGCATGAGCGGGTCAAAGACAAGCTGGTGCTCGGGGAGAATATTTCACAGACGGCGCAGTTCATCGAATCAGGAGCCTCGGACGTCGGAATCATCGCTCTATCCCTCGCCTTGGCGCCTGCGATGAAAGCCAACGGAAAATATTGGGAGATTCCTGCCGACGCCCATCCGCCGCTGGAACAGGGGGCTGTGATCCTCAAGAGTTCGTCGAATCAGGACCGCGCCAAATCCTTTCTGGAATTTCTCAAGGGGCCGGAAGGCAGGACGATCATGACCCGTTATGGTTTTACACTGCCCTCGTAA